GGAGAGAGCCATGCCCCTGCGCTTCGCCGAGCCGGCGACGGACGCCTATCACTTTCCGCTGACCATCCGCCACCTGCTGGACGGCGTCGTCACGCGGTCAGGCGAACAGCAGATCCTCTATCGCGACGAGAGTAGCTACAGCTATCGCGCGTTCGTGCAGCGGCTGAGCCGGCTGGCGGACATGCTGGCCTCGGCCGGCGCCACGCCGGGCATGACGGTGGCGGTGATGGACTGGGACAGCCATCGCTATCTCGAAGCCTATTTCGCAATCCCGATGATGGGCGCGGTGCTGCAGACGGTGAACGTCCGGCTGCCGCCGCCGCAGATCGCCTATACGCTGCAGCATGCACGTGCCGAGATCCTCCTCGTCCACCGCGATTTCTTCCCGATCGTCGAGGCGATCCTGCCCGCCTTGCCCGATGTGAAGGCGGTGATCGCGATCCTCGACGGCGCCGATGCCGACCTGCCGCCCTGGGCGATCGGCGAGTATGAAACGCTCTCCGCCGCCGCGTCGCCCGACTATCCGTTCGAGGATTTCGACGAGAATGCGGTGGCGACGACCTTCTACACCACCGGCACCACCGGCAATCCCAAGGGGGTGTGCTTCACCCACCGCCAGCTCGTGCTGCACACGCTCGCCGCGGCCGGGCCGTTCGGCGCGTCGCGGGCCGCGCCATGCCTTGGTGTCGGCGACGTTTACATGCCCCTCACCCCGATGTTCCACGTCCATGCCTGGGGCGTGCCCTATGTCGCGACGATGCTGGGGTTGAAGCAGGTCTATCCCGGCCGCTACGAACCGGCGATGATCTGCCGGCTGCGCGCCGAGCATCAGGTCACCTACTCGCATTGTGTGCCGACGATCCTCGAAATGGTGCTGCAGGCGGCGCGCGAGACCGGCGCCGATCTTTCGGGCTGGCGGATGACCATCGGCGGCTCGGCACTGTCGAAGGCGTTGTGTGCAGCCGCGCGCAACGTCGGCATGGACGTGGGCGCCGGTTACGGCATGTCGGAGACGGCGCCGATGGTGCTGATGGCCGCCCGCCGCGACCCCGATCTGGCGGGAGATGAGGACGCGACCATCCACACGCTGACCGCGTCGGGCGTGCCGCTCTCGCTGGTCGAGGTTCGCATCGTCGACGATGCGATGCGCGATCTGCCGCATGACGGCGAGACGCGCGGCGAGCTGGTGATCCGCACGCCGTGGCTGACGCCCTGCTACACCGGCGACCGCGCGGCATCCGAGACGTTGTGGCGCGGCGGCTGGCTGCACACGCAGGATATCGCGACGATCGATCCCCAGGGGCAGGTCCGCATCCGCGACCGGCTGAAGGACGTGATCAAGACCGGCGGCGAATGGATCGACTCGATCCAGCTGGAAGAGTTGGTCGCGACCGCCGACGGCATCGCCGAGGCATCGGTGGTCGCCGTTCCCGACACGAAGTGGGGCGAGCGACCGCTGGCGGTGGTGGTGCCGAAACCGGGCGCCGTGCCGACGCTCGCGACGCTCAACCAGCCAGTCGACGCAGCGATCGCCGAAGGGGCGATCACCCGCTACGCCCGGCTCGAACGCTTCGAGATCGTCGACCAACTGCCGCGCACCAGCGTCGGCAAGATCGACAAGAAGCAGTTGCGCGCGCGGTTCGGCGAGGCCCCGCCGGAGCTGTGCCGGCAGGCGGGATGATGCTGCCGCCACGCTTCAGGCCTCGATCATTTTTTGGCTGCACGGCGGGCGCGGGCTGTTAGGACGGACATTCTGCCGCTGCGGGCAAAAGGAGTTCGACCATGCGCCGACGGACGTTCATCGCCACCTTGCCCGCGGTCGCGCTGGCGCCGGCTATGGCCAATGCGCAGCGCGCGAAGGATGCGGCGGCGGGCAGCGCAGCGCCCCCCGCCCCGGCCAAGGCCTGGCCCGCGGGCGAGGACAAATATCTCCGCCCCGACGTCCATGCCGGCGACCGTCCGGTCGGCGCGAGCTTCGCGTCGCGCACCGCCGCCTATGGGCTGAACGGCGCCGCCGGCACGGCGCACCCGCTGGCCACGCAGGCGGGCATCGACATCCTCAAGCGCGGCGGCTCCGCGGTGGACGCGGCAATCGCGATCAATGCCTGCCTCGGAGTGCTCGAACCGACCGCCAGCGGCATCGGCGGGGACGTCTATGCGATGATCTGGGATCCGGCGACGCGCAAGGTGGTGGGGCTCGCCGGCTCGGGCGCCAGCCCGAAGGGCCTGTCGCTGGAAACGGTGCGGAAGCGCGCGGTCAATGGCGCGCTGCCGCCGCTGGGCGCGATCACCGTTTCAGTGCCGGGCGCGGTCGACGGCTGGTGGACGATGCACAAGCGCTACGGCAAGCTGCCCTGGGCGCAACTGTTCGAGCCGGCGATCGCGCTCGCGGAGGCGGGCGCGCCGGTGCCGGACATGATCGCCTATTATATCCGCCGCAGCATGGCCTCGTTCGCGCGGCGCGGCAACGGCGTGGAGGAGACCGCCAACGCCATCGCCACCTGGGGCATGGCCGACGGCAAGGGCCCGAAGGCGGGCCAGGTGTTCCGCAACCCCGACCTCGCCCGCACCTATCGCGCGATCGCCGCGGGCGGCCGCGACGCCTTCTATGCCGGCGACATCGCGAGCCGCATCGACGCCTATTTCCGGCGGATCGGCGGTTGGCTGCGCAAGGAGGATCTGGCGGCGCACCGATCGGAATGGATCGAGCCGAGCCGCACCGACTATCGCGGCACCACCGTCCATGCGCTGGGCGCGAACACGCAGGGCATCGCGACCTTGCAGATGCTCAACATCCTCGAGCGTTTCGACCTTGCCGGCGCCGGCTTCCAGTCACCGCTGTCGATCCACCTGCAGGCGGAGGCGAAGCGCCTCGCCTATGAGGATCGTGCGCGCTTCTACGCCGATCCCCATTTCTCGAAGGTTCCGGTGGAGTGGCTGATCTCCAAGGATTATGCCGCCGAGCGCGCGAAGCTGATCCGGCCCGACCGCATCCTGACCCCGGTCTATCCCGGGCAGGCACCGAGCCGCGGCGATACCACCTATTTCTCCTGCGCCGACGCCAGCGGCATGATGGTGTCGATGATCCAGTCCAACTTCCGCGGCATGGGATCGGGGCTGGTCGCCGACGGGCTCGGCTTCATGTTCCAGGATCGCGGCCAGTTGTTCAGCCTGAAGGACGGCCACCCCAACATCTATGCGCCGGGCAAGCGGCCGTTCCAGACCATCATTCCGGGCTTCGCCACCCGCGGCGACGACCCGTGGATGAGCTTCGGCGTGATGGGCGGCGACATGCAGCCGCAGGGGCAGGCGCAGATCATCGTCAACCGCGTCGATTACGGGCTCGAGATCCAGTCCGCGGGCGACGCGCCGCGCTGGCACCATGAGGGGTCGTCGCAGTCGATGGGCGAGGACGCGCCGGACCTCGCCGCTACCGGGCTGCTGCGCCTCGAAAGCGGCGTGCCGGCCGAGACGCGCAAGCGCCTCGCCGCGATCGGCTGGACGATCGGCGAACCAGACGGCGGGTTCGGCCGCTACCAATGCGTCGAGCATCGCATGGACGGGCCGACGCGCGTCTATGCCGCGGCCAGCGAGATGCGCGCCGATGGGTGCGCGCTTGCCTATTAGGGGCGGCTCACCCCTGCGGCGCTCGATCTCGCTCGGATGCGAGATGCAAGAGCTTGTCGGGGTTTTTGACGATGTAGATCGCGGCGATCCTGCCATCGCGTATGTCCAGCGCCGTCGTCTGCAAGACGCCGGCTCGATCGACGCTGATATAGCCGGGCAAGCCATCGATCAGCACGTTCCGCAGCAAGGTCGGCGGAAGCGCATTCTTGCGTCGGAGACCGGCGAACAATCGCAGCGCGCGCTCAATGCCACGCACCACGTTACGCAAGGCAAGCACCTTGCCCCCGCCATCGGTATGGATTTCGACATCCTGCGCTAGTAGCGTGGAGAGTTGCGCAATGTCGCCATCGTGCGCGGCGGCGAAGAAGGCGCGAGCCATCCGGTCCGCTTCGGCGATGTCAACGGTGAAGCGCGGCCGCGCAGCCTGGATATGCTTTCGAGCACGAGAGGCAAGCTGGCGGACAGCGGCAGGTTCTCGGCCCAGCGTAACGGCGACCTCGCCCAATGCAATGTCGAACACATCGTGAAGGAGAAACGCTGCCCGCTCGAGCGGGGACAGGCGCTCCATAGCGAGCATCAGAGTGACTGTGATATCGTCCGCGACGATCTCGTTGGGTTCGGCAGAACCCAGCAGTGGATCGGGCAGCCAAGGACCGACATATGTTTCGCGTCGCGCGCACACCGATTTTTGCCGGTCGAGGCAAAGGCGGGTGACAATGCGGGTCAGATAGGTGGTAGGGAAGTCTATCCCCACTTCGACCCGTTCCCAGCGTAACCACGCATCCTGCACGACGTCCTCGGCATCG
The window above is part of the Sphingomonas sanxanigenens DSM 19645 = NX02 genome. Proteins encoded here:
- a CDS encoding long-chain-fatty-acid--CoA ligase; the protein is MPLRFAEPATDAYHFPLTIRHLLDGVVTRSGEQQILYRDESSYSYRAFVQRLSRLADMLASAGATPGMTVAVMDWDSHRYLEAYFAIPMMGAVLQTVNVRLPPPQIAYTLQHARAEILLVHRDFFPIVEAILPALPDVKAVIAILDGADADLPPWAIGEYETLSAAASPDYPFEDFDENAVATTFYTTGTTGNPKGVCFTHRQLVLHTLAAAGPFGASRAAPCLGVGDVYMPLTPMFHVHAWGVPYVATMLGLKQVYPGRYEPAMICRLRAEHQVTYSHCVPTILEMVLQAARETGADLSGWRMTIGGSALSKALCAAARNVGMDVGAGYGMSETAPMVLMAARRDPDLAGDEDATIHTLTASGVPLSLVEVRIVDDAMRDLPHDGETRGELVIRTPWLTPCYTGDRAASETLWRGGWLHTQDIATIDPQGQVRIRDRLKDVIKTGGEWIDSIQLEELVATADGIAEASVVAVPDTKWGERPLAVVVPKPGAVPTLATLNQPVDAAIAEGAITRYARLERFEIVDQLPRTSVGKIDKKQLRARFGEAPPELCRQAG
- a CDS encoding gamma-glutamyltransferase family protein; translated protein: MRRRTFIATLPAVALAPAMANAQRAKDAAAGSAAPPAPAKAWPAGEDKYLRPDVHAGDRPVGASFASRTAAYGLNGAAGTAHPLATQAGIDILKRGGSAVDAAIAINACLGVLEPTASGIGGDVYAMIWDPATRKVVGLAGSGASPKGLSLETVRKRAVNGALPPLGAITVSVPGAVDGWWTMHKRYGKLPWAQLFEPAIALAEAGAPVPDMIAYYIRRSMASFARRGNGVEETANAIATWGMADGKGPKAGQVFRNPDLARTYRAIAAGGRDAFYAGDIASRIDAYFRRIGGWLRKEDLAAHRSEWIEPSRTDYRGTTVHALGANTQGIATLQMLNILERFDLAGAGFQSPLSIHLQAEAKRLAYEDRARFYADPHFSKVPVEWLISKDYAAERAKLIRPDRILTPVYPGQAPSRGDTTYFSCADASGMMVSMIQSNFRGMGSGLVADGLGFMFQDRGQLFSLKDGHPNIYAPGKRPFQTIIPGFATRGDDPWMSFGVMGGDMQPQGQAQIIVNRVDYGLEIQSAGDAPRWHHEGSSQSMGEDAPDLAATGLLRLESGVPAETRKRLAAIGWTIGEPDGGFGRYQCVEHRMDGPTRVYAAASEMRADGCALAY
- the sigJ gene encoding RNA polymerase sigma factor SigJ, producing the protein MGGKDQRTADFQAERRRLLRLAYRMLGSLSDAEDVVQDAWLRWERVEVGIDFPTTYLTRIVTRLCLDRQKSVCARRETYVGPWLPDPLLGSAEPNEIVADDITVTLMLAMERLSPLERAAFLLHDVFDIALGEVAVTLGREPAAVRQLASRARKHIQAARPRFTVDIAEADRMARAFFAAAHDGDIAQLSTLLAQDVEIHTDGGGKVLALRNVVRGIERALRLFAGLRRKNALPPTLLRNVLIDGLPGYISVDRAGVLQTTALDIRDGRIAAIYIVKNPDKLLHLASERDRAPQG